One Citrus sinensis cultivar Valencia sweet orange chromosome 5, DVS_A1.0, whole genome shotgun sequence genomic window, TTTTCTACGAATTGATTTTACAAGTTCACAGACCGTCAgcttaataaaaatgaataagcaccattaaaaaaataaaaaatacataacaTTCATTGAAATATATGGCATGTAGGCATGGGCGTTCAAATGTTtgtttatcaatattatattactcaattctaattaaataaaaaataaaaataaataatgctttGAAAGAATAtacataaaaggaaaagagaacaaaaaaaagggagagagaGCGCAATTGAATCGACAGTTTAGTTGAGGCTGGAAGTGTAACAAAGCAAAGCAACTCAATGGATTTAGCGGAGCTTTGGGCAATATTCGGACCCGGCGTGGCTGGAGCCGTATTTGGAGCCGGCTGGTGGTTCTGGATCGACGCCGTCGTTTGCAGCTCTGTCAAAGTCCCCTTCGTCCACTACCTCCCTGGTCCTCCCTCTCTAGCTTCCTCTACATACATATGGGTTATTAGGGTTTTGATCTTCTGTCtaattgtttgtttgtgtgttGGCAGGTATTTTTGCGTCTCTTGCGGCTTTGATGTTCAATTGCGTGCGGAAAGAAGACATCGATTATTCTCCTTACGAAGAAGGCGAGTGGAGGTTAGCCGTGCTTTTTCTATTCATAgctgtgtttgtttttttccaaTTCGAAGTTAATAATTTGTCTTTGGAGTTAGAATCAGTGATTGCTACTTTAGCTGATCGAGTTTTTAGATGCCGGATAGGTCAGTAGTTTCAAGTTTTTTAGGCTATACTATTTCTTAAGCATCGTTTTGTTATTCAACGGAGCCAAATGGATTTCCCGTTTtcgtcattttaatttttctttttttgaatgtATTGTGGAATGTTTGTTAGTTGTTGCAATGTTGTTGACTGCTGATCTGTGTAATTAACTTACTTTGGCATTGATTTTTAGCGTTTGGGGTGTAGAATTGGAAGGAAAAAGATTGTTGTTTTAAACTGCCATAGGTGAGTCGGACCTCCTATTCATATGTGGATGAGGACTTGGTTGGGAGAGCTAATTGTTTCACAATATATTACTCAGACCTAGTCACTGGATGTCTGGATCTATGTTGAAAATTCCAGTATGATACTCGTCGTATATTGAATGGAACTTCAGCATGGACTCATCAACATAAGCTTTCATCTAAGTTGATTCAATGGAGAGAGTGGCTAAACTCTTCTCAACTTATGATATATAAACACAAATCATCATTGTCTTAACGTTTCACTCATCTTGCTGCTTTCAAAATGAGCTTTCATTATTGGCCTTGAAGAGTTCTGTTTCATTCAGTGTTTGCAGTAGTTTACTCAGAGAGGGTCACTTCTGCAGATTAGTGGCATTTATTggttttttaattgaatttcagTCAAGTTGTTATGTCTTTAGTATATTTACATTTGGATTTGGTAATTAAATTTCTAGTTCTCTTGGTTTAATCTTAATCCTTGTGCTTATAATCATAATGATCCTCCTCTTTCCTTCAGCTTGGGTCTAGCAGTCTGAAAGTTAATACAGTCAACATGAATGAGGACTTTATGCCCCACCATCCGCATGTTCTCATTTTGCTTCTGCATGCATAATAATGTATCTGTGTGACTCATAGGAGAAACCTGTATTGATAAGTTCTTCGAATGAagtaatttgaaatttcttcaATCAGACATTCCACctatagaaattttttattgatatttcttcTGAATGGTCCATGGTAGAGAACTGTTTCTGCCTTTCcgggacttttttttttttgtgtgttggAAATGGGGTTATCAAttcgaatcaaattttttgtttccattGGATGAGATTGGAAGCACTGAATAGATCATTGTTTTTCAATGCTCTCATAGTTCTTCTGGAATTTAAGTCATGAAGTGTAAAGAACTTGATTAACTGATTTCTCAAATTGTATACAACATCATTGGTCGTGTGGTAAAATCGAGGGTGATATGGTGACATTGATTAGTGAAGGATCTAGCATGATGATTGGTGTTTATAGCTatatatcctttttttttttttatgattcaTTTTTGGGTGGGATTTTGATAAATGATGCCAATGATCTACCTATTTTGCACTAGTATGaatagaaaagtaaaaaagaatcAGGAAATAAGTGAGGCAAAAAGTGATGACATTGAGAATGGTTAAAGTTTAACATGGATTCATTGATGCTTCAAACAGAGTAGGATGGCTGATGAATTAATTCCCTGAGCTTTTTAGATAGTAggaaatgatagaaaaatggGAAATGAAGAATGATTTCACTTGTCATTATGGTGACTATCCTCTTATCATATCCCAGATTGATTCTTGAGGCACTCGTTGgagttctttgaaaaaatcaagaaattacTTGAGCAGCTTGATGCTTTGAAATTTATTCAGTGGTATGATGATGTCTTTGATTTTTCTCCTgcaaatcaaattttggccagccaaaattcattattttgcaTAGATTTGTATTTGCAAGCGTGGAGAGCACGTATCTGAATACTGTAGTTTATTGATCTCATCATTGAGGTGTTTGTTGCATTGCTTGGTGTCTAGCCTAAACTGACTCATTTCAGTTTATACTAACCCCTGCTGATTGCTGTCAATGATGATGGTTGCTaatctttctctttatttcAACAGATTGAAGCTCTGGCTTTTCTTGGCTTATGTTGTATCCTTTGTTTCTCTAGCGGCATCAGTTGGTCTGTTGATACAAGATTCACTAGTGAAAACTGGTCCATCAGCGTGGACTGGAACTGCAGGTGTCTTGCagtgtgtgtttgtgttgaTCAGGTAAATTAGCTTTTAGGATTTAAGGTTGTTACATTGTGCACTTCTCACGCATCTCATATGTCTAAAATTTAATCCCATCTCATAcgtctaaaatttaattgtaatggCACTTTTGTAGATTTCTGATACTTTTATTCCCCCCTTCCCTCTTTTGTTTTTCGTTTTTAGTAATTAGTACTCTGTTCAATTAcaattatattacatttttgtaCTAGTAAGATTCATCTTTTGGTTACTGGACATGCTTTTTATTCTTGGAGAGTGAAAGCTTTTGCGTGCCAATGGAACTTTCTTATTTTGGGGGTTTGGGAGAACTGTCCCAAAGGTCTTATAAACGTGGAACTGCTATGTAGATCCATTGGCTGTTGAAATTGTGCTCTAATGGAGACGGCCATCTCCATACCACTTGCATGTTCACACCATGCATGCACATACCTCTAATCCACTCACAAGCATGTGCACAAATGGACGTCATGATCCATTTCCATTCTTAAGAATTCTATCTGATCCTGATTATCTTATTGACTGTTCCATTATCTGCTGATTACTATCATTAACTCGTTTCTTCACCTGCAGTGGGCTGATTTATTGGACTTCACATTCGGAATGAGAATGGATATATCAATACCATTGCGACCTAGAGCTTGAATTACTGATGAATTTGTACAAGAATCGTTTTCCTTGTTTAAACATTGGAACAATTTGCCTTTGTAAATGAATGTGTTGTACAAACAATCTTGAGCATCCTTGTAAATCTCATGCAGCTCTTTCTATGGAATGTGATGATCGTTAAAGAgactgattttattttattttatttttcccttttccaaAAACTGTTTGGGTGTAAAGTCCAAGCTCCTTCAAGGTAGAAATGAGCCCATATGCTTTGcaatttcacaaaattttaattccaaatagCCAATTCTGGAACAATTCGACAAGAAAGACAACATGATGGGCTTGACCTTATCGTTTTCATCTAATGAACTGCAGTGACTCTATTATTCATTTAacttgctggagtgggagtgaggagtgtggattcctcccactccagcgttTACTTTCTCTAAATGAGaagggagtgggagtgggagtgagaagtgtggattcctcccactccagcgttTACTTTCTCTAAATGAGAAGGGAGTGGGAGTCCCACTCCGTGGGCCCCacccatttttggagtggggagtgggagtgggactcccattgggggaggtgggagtgggactcccattgggggaggtgggagtgggaatccactcccacctctcccttttttatccttttattttttttaatttaatttaatttaatttaatattttataattaataaaataaaataaatattattatatttatttgaataataatattatatttaactaaataataatttgcattcattctaagttaaaattattttaaaataatattattatattaatagagaattaataaatataatattattatatttattttaaaaataatagtactatatttatttaatattaataataataaatagtttattataagaaaatattaattttgtactaaataatattatattattattttatataataataaatttaatataattatattaaataaaataaaataaggtttcattttgtattaaaattaataatttattgttcataattaagaatattaataattataataaatttacaaatataataaaataaatattattcattaaatatattttttattagttttgtaattaaaaaatataattctttaaataaggataaaattgtaatttgaaactatttactccaaatctaagacaaagtaaacacataaattggattctgatctcTAATCCATGCTTCtattccagtgtaagtaaacaacctactcccactcccactccacactcccactccacactcccaatcctaggattcacactcctcaggattctcaatccaatctaaaaagtaaacgctaccttaTTTGTTTGTACTTGGTAAAACCAAAATGAATACATAGTACATAGGAACTAAATGATTAATTCGCCCAGGGGCAGAGCTAGGGAAAAAATGTTATGGGggccaaatttaaaattttaatttttatgttattatatatgtaaaattctAATTCTACAGGGGTCAGTATAGATATTTTATActaatttttcacattttctttagaagccctaaaatttttcaaaattctataGGGGCCATAGCACCCTCTAGCCTTGTACTAGCTCCGCCCCTGAATTCGCCAGTACTTAAATTAACATACCTTTCTAAATTGTTTGGTTATTGTATATATAATCTATGCATGCTTCTTATATTGAtacaaatgtttttaattcagTTGAGTTGCATACATTGAAATGAACAAAAGGCAACTAATGCTTGATAGATAAGCAGGAAATTGAACTTAATTTGACTTAACCAGCAGATCACAGATTCTATACctgtaaaattgaaaaaacaaattgaatgCTAATAAATTGTACTTTTTTGGTTTTCACTTAAAAAATaggtgatttttattttttgggactcaatttaatttttaatttgcatcACTTCGGTTACTATGAGGGTCTTGTGGAATGGGGAGGCTACGGATGAATTTTCTCCTTCCCAAGGAATTCGTCAAGGCTGCCCATTATCCCCTTACCTCTTTGTCCTTTGCATCGAACGACTCAGTCACGGGATTCACAATGCTATTAGTGCTGGAAAATGGCGTCCGATCGGTTTATCTCGCCATGGAACATGTTtatctcatcttttttttGCTGATGATCTTCTTTTGCTTGCAGAGGCTACAGTTGAGCAAGCTAAAGTTATTTCAACAGTGTTAGCAGaattttgtgcttgttctaATGCCAAAGTTAATACCAGTAAAACTCtgctttatttttcaaagaacatAGGTGCCAGAGATGTCTCTGCAATTTCGGGTCTTCTTGGCTTCTCAGTTACTTCTGACCTCGGTAAATACCTTGGGGTCCCTCTTCATCATTCAAGGGTTTCTACCAATATGTATCAGGGGATCATCGATAAGGTGGAAAAGCGACTGTCGGGTTGGAATGCCTATCACTTGTCCTTGGCTGGCCGTATCACTCTAGCTCAGTCAGTTCTCCAGGCAATTCCCATCTATGTTATGCAGACTGTTTCCCTTCCTCGTGGGGTTTGTGAGAAAATCGATAGAGCTTGCAGGAGGTTTATTTGGAGCGATTCTTCTCCTCAGCAGAAGCTCAACATGGTTAGTTGGAAGAATGTGTGCAAGCCTAAAGCTTCTGGCGGTCTTGGCTTCAAGTCTTTGGCAATGGTCTTGGCTTCAAGTCTTTGGCAATGATGAATCGGGCATTACACATGAAGCTAGCTTGGGGCATAATCTCCTCTCCGAATAATTTATGGGTCCAGGTCCTTATTTCGAAGTACAAAGTGGATCCTTACAACTTGCCTCCCGTCCTTCCAACACGCTATGGTTCTCACTTGTGGAAGTCTCTTGAGCAGGTTTGGAGTGAGGCTCTCGCAAGCAGGCGCTGGAGTTTGGGTGATGGTCAATCTGCTCGTTTTTTGTGGGATCTTTGGATCACTGATACGGTCCCCTTAATCGCCTACGCAACAAATACTATACCTGTGGGCATTTTGGATTGTAAGGTGGCAGATATTGTTGATGCAAATGGGGCTTGGTGTTGGCCTTGGTTTGATCGATATCTTCCCAACCATATTATTCTACAAATAGCTGCTCTTCACCCCCCTTCCCACGTGAAAGGCATGGACACTATCTTTTGGGCTCATTCAAAGTACGAAGCTTTTTCTACAAGCTCGGCGTATTTGGCTCTCTCTGAGTACGATCCAAAGTCTGAAGATAGAGATTGGCAGTTAGTATGGAAGTGGAAAGACCCTCAAAGCATGAGAATCTTCTTGTGGCAGGTGTTTCACGCTAGTTTGAAAACTAAGGCGGAGTTGGCTCGGCGGCACTTACCCATCTCTCCTTGTTGTGATCGTTGTGGGGCTGTGTGTGAAGATATTACCCATGCTCTACGTGATTGTTGGTTGGTTAAGCAGTTTTGGCTCAACATTATTCCGACAAGCAAACGTCACCGTTTCTTTAATTCTCAGCTTCATCTTTGGCTCTGCTCGAATCTGGCTGTTAATAGTAAGGTAGGGAATGTTTCGAACTGGGCTGTTTTTTTTGGCGTTGCGATATGGAGGATCTGGTATTGGCGAAACCAGTTTCTCTTTAACAAATTGATGTTGGACCCTTTGGCTTTGTTGGTGGATGTCCATACAAGAGCTGAGGAGATTCACAAGCTTCATAACCACCCGTTGCTCTCTAAGAATATTAGGACTCACATGTGGATCTCTTGGCATCCTCCTGAGTGGCCCTGGTGTACTCTGAATACGGATGGTGCTCACAAGTCTCAAGGGAATTCTACTGCAGGTGGTTTGATTCGAGATCACTTAGGACATTGGCTAACAGGCTTTGGGATGATGATTGGTTCTTGCTCTGTTACTGTCGCGGAGCTCTGGGGCGTATATCAAGGGATCCAGCTTGCATGGAATTCTGGTATCCGCAGATTGAAAGTTGAAATGGATAGCCTTTGCGTTACTCAATTGGTGGCTAGACCTTCGGTGATGACCAATGAATATGCTCCCTTGGTCCAGGCTATCAAAGATTATCTCAAATTGGATTGGCATGTTTCCATCTCTCACATCTACAGATAAGCAAATTTTGCTGCAGATTATATGGCGAACCTCGCTTTTTCTATTCCGCTAGGCCTTACTGTGTACCCTTCCCCCTCTTTGGGCGTTAGGGCTCTGTTATTGCACGACTCTTACGGGGTTTCTCACCCCCGTTCTGTTGTTCTCTAGCTCTTCTTAGAGCCCCaattcatcaaaaaaaaaaagaaattgcaactaaaaaacaacaaaattttg contains:
- the LOC102608788 gene encoding uncharacterized protein LOC102608788, translating into MDLAELWAIFGPGVAGAVFGAGWWFWIDAVVCSSVKVPFVHYLPGIFASLAALMFNCVRKEDIDYSPYEEGEWRLKLWLFLAYVVSFVSLAASVGLLIQDSLVKTGPSAWTGTAGVLQCVFVLISGLIYWTSHSE